The proteins below are encoded in one region of Bacillus vallismortis:
- a CDS encoding YuiA family protein, translated as MKTATTTASHACPFCSGKGYFQLILGGSETCPSCQGTGKDSHSFSSR; from the coding sequence ATGAAAACTGCGACGACAACCGCTTCACATGCATGCCCATTTTGCTCAGGAAAAGGGTATTTTCAATTGATCCTCGGCGGTTCAGAGACTTGTCCATCTTGCCAGGGGACAGGAAAAGACAGTCATTCTTTTTCCAGCCGTTGA